The Psychromonas sp. MME1 genome window below encodes:
- a CDS encoding MFS transporter, whose translation MGIGKLYCRLTCVGWFIGEYGKQAILWVIVCATLVMWLLTLLQLSPQLEEQATTSNEPKKSLFSLLKRSDVRLFILITGAIQGSHGAYYAFSAIYWNHQGLSEVSIAWLWGIAVFAEVILMRFNYSLFSKWSIRQMLLLGLTAAIARWLVLGLSTDVYLLGVIQTFHAFTFAATHLAAVRYIGLQKNHEMVRYQSLYSGIALGLIMALFTYLSGLFFKSLQGNIFLIMSIMLIPIFWCIKVWKVSPEEDERVSL comes from the coding sequence ATGGGGATCGGTAAGCTTTATTGCCGGTTAACCTGTGTCGGTTGGTTTATTGGCGAATACGGCAAACAGGCTATCCTGTGGGTAATAGTTTGTGCCACATTGGTCATGTGGCTACTTACTTTATTACAATTATCACCGCAATTAGAAGAACAGGCAACAACATCAAATGAACCTAAGAAATCACTATTTTCACTACTGAAACGTTCCGATGTTCGGCTGTTTATCCTGATCACGGGGGCCATTCAAGGAAGCCACGGAGCCTACTATGCATTTAGTGCTATATACTGGAATCATCAAGGCCTTTCTGAAGTATCAATTGCATGGCTATGGGGAATTGCCGTCTTTGCAGAGGTGATATTAATGCGTTTTAATTATTCATTATTTTCCAAGTGGTCCATAAGACAGATGTTGTTATTAGGGTTAACTGCTGCCATTGCACGTTGGTTAGTACTGGGACTTTCTACTGATGTCTATCTACTCGGCGTAATACAGACATTCCACGCATTCACTTTTGCAGCAACACACTTAGCGGCAGTACGCTACATTGGGCTACAAAAAAATCATGAAATGGTACGTTACCAATCACTTTACTCTGGTATTGCATTGGGTTTAATTATGGCGTTATTTACCTATCTTTCTGGACTATTTTTTAAATCGCTACAGGGAAATATATTTTTAATAATGTCGATAATGCTAATCCCTATATTCTGGTGCATTAAAGTTTGGAAAGTCTCCCCTGAGGAAGATGAGCGGGTAAGCTTATAA
- a CDS encoding universal stress protein — protein sequence MADFVQKIHYKGQAEEDIYFAKLDQQLIQELHDKQAKQAEQTKTALNKPLLLKDSEKITHSSALIDKKITKNGREIMKYRHILVAIDLTDSSEYIINKAVSLAKMSNAELSLIYVDMDYSNIYTGLSYSEFTKIEPDSQRVTSLQNELKSLAEKVDYPISHRLFESGDLSKNILQSTEELGADLLVCGHHHDFWSGLLSSSRKLLRKSVIDIFIVQV from the coding sequence ATGGCTGACTTTGTACAAAAGATTCACTATAAAGGGCAGGCAGAAGAAGATATTTATTTTGCTAAATTAGACCAGCAATTGATACAAGAGCTGCACGATAAGCAAGCCAAACAAGCTGAACAAACAAAAACGGCCTTAAACAAACCATTACTCCTTAAGGATTCTGAAAAAATCACCCATAGCAGCGCCCTAATCGACAAAAAGATTACCAAAAACGGGAGAGAGATAATGAAATATCGACATATTTTAGTTGCAATCGATTTAACTGATTCAAGCGAATATATTATCAATAAGGCAGTTTCTTTAGCGAAAATGAGCAATGCAGAGCTATCATTAATCTATGTTGATATGGATTATAGTAATATTTACACAGGGTTAAGTTATTCAGAATTTACGAAAATTGAGCCAGATAGCCAAAGAGTTACCTCACTACAAAATGAATTAAAATCGTTAGCAGAAAAAGTTGATTACCCTATTAGTCATCGCTTATTTGAAAGCGGTGATTTAAGTAAAAATATTCTGCAATCCACAGAGGAACTAGGTGCAGATCTATTAGTCTGCGGGCACCATCACGACTTTTGGAGTGGACTGTTATCATCATCACGAAAGTTACTTAGAAAATCAGTGATAGATATATTTATCGTGCAAGTTTAA
- a CDS encoding DUF58 domain-containing protein, producing the protein MNVTKPQIFANTPYLTGVDVSLNELLSYKQQAKLKLQPITHVAAKHLAGNYLANIKGRGMEFAEVRHYQPGDDVRSIDWSVTARTGKAHTKLFQEEKERPVFILLDLSDSMIFGSQFAFKSVQACHLGALLGWQAKQRNDRLGGIIFNQQSVAELKPAGRNRGLMAFLHQSEALCQSAPLKLNDNPQALVLQLQRLSRLVQTGSQIHLISDFSQLNSDCQKLISLMRRHNQINAWQISDPLELTLPKNVQKINLKINSLYGSGYFNEKNALQQYQNDASQRQQQIASLFIKQGIPLHQLTAATSLMEQFHVPAS; encoded by the coding sequence ATGAACGTCACTAAACCACAAATTTTTGCTAATACGCCCTATTTAACGGGCGTGGATGTTAGCCTTAATGAATTGCTCAGTTATAAACAACAGGCAAAACTGAAGCTGCAACCCATTACTCATGTTGCGGCAAAGCATTTAGCAGGCAACTATTTAGCCAATATTAAAGGCCGCGGCATGGAGTTTGCCGAAGTACGTCATTATCAACCGGGTGATGATGTCCGCTCGATAGATTGGTCGGTCACGGCTCGCACCGGAAAAGCACATACTAAACTGTTTCAAGAAGAGAAAGAGCGCCCCGTTTTTATTTTACTCGATCTCTCTGACAGCATGATTTTTGGTAGTCAATTTGCGTTTAAATCCGTACAAGCTTGTCATTTAGGGGCTTTATTAGGCTGGCAAGCGAAACAACGTAATGACCGTTTAGGTGGCATAATATTCAATCAGCAGAGTGTCGCAGAGTTAAAACCCGCAGGCCGAAATAGAGGTTTAATGGCATTCCTTCACCAAAGTGAAGCATTATGTCAATCTGCCCCCTTGAAATTGAATGATAATCCTCAAGCTTTAGTATTACAGCTACAACGCCTTTCTCGTTTAGTACAAACGGGCAGCCAAATTCATTTAATTAGCGATTTTTCACAGCTAAACAGTGACTGCCAAAAACTAATTAGCTTGATGCGTCGACATAATCAAATCAATGCATGGCAAATTAGTGATCCGCTCGAGTTAACACTCCCTAAAAATGTACAAAAAATTAATCTGAAAATTAATAGCCTGTACGGCAGCGGCTACTTCAACGAAAAAAATGCACTGCAACAATATCAAAATGATGCGAGTCAGCGCCAACAGCAGATCGCGAGCCTATTTATCAAACAAGGTATCCCACTTCATCAGCTTACGGCAGCAACCTCATTAATGGAGCAATTTCATGTCCCCGCAAGCTAA
- a CDS encoding GNAT family N-acetyltransferase, with amino-acid sequence MITLRKYNEQDAQATWSLFFNTVRNINKQDYTQEQLQAWAAESMDLFIWNKRMIDIEPFVAEIEGKIVGYADLQNDGLIDHFFCHHQYQRHGIGRTLMMAIFHEGEKKKIKCYFAQVSITAKPFFEHFGFKVKKQLSTEIGEQKLISFHMEKAAD; translated from the coding sequence ATGATTACACTTAGAAAATATAATGAACAGGATGCGCAGGCAACGTGGTCACTCTTCTTTAATACAGTGCGTAATATTAATAAACAGGATTATACGCAAGAACAGTTACAAGCATGGGCAGCAGAATCGATGGATCTTTTTATATGGAATAAAAGGATGATTGATATTGAACCCTTTGTTGCAGAGATAGAGGGTAAAATAGTTGGTTATGCCGATTTACAAAATGATGGTCTAATCGACCATTTTTTTTGCCACCATCAGTATCAACGTCATGGCATTGGGCGAACATTAATGATGGCGATATTTCATGAAGGCGAGAAGAAAAAAATAAAGTGTTACTTTGCACAGGTGAGTATTACAGCTAAGCCTTTTTTTGAACACTTTGGTTTTAAAGTTAAAAAACAGTTAAGCACCGAAATCGGTGAACAAAAGTTGATCT
- a CDS encoding MFS transporter: MFSIAAKSWLSLYFISFLFIWGVFLPFWGIWLEEQGISSETIGLLFSIGLALRFVSSLTLLPNISRGPSLLQLIRILGFLSLLAFSTLFYLKGEFIWALITLLVNFLMAPMMPLGDIIGARLVKQINLDYGRVRLWGSVSFIAG, encoded by the coding sequence TTGTTTTCTATCGCGGCTAAATCATGGCTTAGTTTATACTTCATCTCTTTCCTCTTTATTTGGGGGGTATTTTTACCTTTTTGGGGCATTTGGCTAGAAGAGCAAGGCATCTCTAGTGAAACAATAGGCCTACTTTTTTCGATTGGCTTAGCTTTGCGTTTTGTCAGTAGTCTGACCTTATTACCAAATATCTCTCGTGGTCCTTCATTATTACAACTAATACGTATATTGGGCTTTTTAAGCTTACTGGCTTTTAGCACCCTATTTTATCTCAAAGGGGAGTTTATTTGGGCGTTAATAACACTATTAGTCAACTTCCTGATGGCTCCGATGATGCCATTAGGCGATATTATTGGTGCGCGATTAGTAAAACAGATTAATTTAGATTATGGACGCGTTAGATTATGGGGATCGGTAAGCTTTATTGCCGGTTAA
- a CDS encoding MoxR family ATPase, whose product MAKKQLDALRTYLNKMILGQSELVDGLLIALLADGHILVESPPGLAKTRAINALSEGIEGDFHRIQFTPDLLPSDLTGTDIFRQETGEFIFEKGPLFHNLILADEINRAPAKVQSALLEAMAERQITVGKKTYPLPELFLVMATQNPLEQEGTYPLPEAQLDRFIMHLELDYPDAATEKEILQLNQKEILKEKVAEVTPLLNEQIFSIREEIMTINIAPHLEQYLIDLIIATRQPEKYGAQLKEWINYGASPRATLALMRTAKARAWLDNRDYVMPDDIISNLYPVLRHRLILSYEAEAQGINANRVIQEIINQVAIPA is encoded by the coding sequence ATGGCTAAAAAACAACTTGATGCATTACGAACTTACCTTAATAAAATGATTTTAGGACAAAGCGAACTGGTTGATGGCTTATTAATTGCCTTACTTGCTGATGGCCATATCCTTGTGGAAAGCCCTCCAGGGCTTGCAAAAACACGAGCAATCAATGCGTTATCAGAGGGGATTGAAGGTGATTTTCACCGAATTCAATTTACGCCCGACTTGTTACCCTCTGATTTAACGGGCACCGATATATTTCGCCAAGAGACTGGTGAATTTATTTTTGAAAAAGGGCCTCTATTTCATAATTTAATTTTAGCCGATGAGATAAACCGCGCACCAGCCAAAGTACAATCAGCACTATTAGAAGCGATGGCTGAGCGTCAAATTACCGTGGGTAAAAAAACCTATCCATTACCCGAACTATTTTTAGTAATGGCGACACAAAATCCATTAGAGCAAGAAGGCACCTACCCATTGCCTGAAGCACAATTGGATCGTTTCATCATGCATTTAGAACTAGATTACCCTGATGCGGCTACTGAAAAAGAAATTTTACAACTTAATCAAAAAGAAATTTTAAAAGAAAAGGTTGCCGAAGTAACACCACTATTAAACGAGCAAATATTCTCTATACGTGAAGAGATAATGACCATTAATATTGCTCCTCATTTAGAGCAATATTTAATCGACCTCATCATCGCAACACGTCAACCAGAAAAATATGGTGCACAATTAAAAGAGTGGATAAATTATGGGGCCAGTCCCCGTGCAACTTTGGCATTAATGCGTACCGCAAAAGCACGCGCATGGCTTGATAATCGCGATTATGTGATGCCTGATGATATTATTAGCAACCTTTATCCTGTATTACGTCATCGCCTGATACTAAGCTACGAAGCCGAAGCACAGGGCATTAATGCTAACCGCGTTATTCAAGAGATTATCAATCAGGTAGCGATTCCAGCCTAA
- the sixA gene encoding phosphohistidine phosphatase SixA — translation MNIYIMRHGQAEMMANSDAERPLTSLGQAESEKMATHLANRGVTLDAVLVSPYLRAQQTWESVRPFFPEVANVQTIKSLTPGGSARKSVNEISALQAEGVNNLLVVSHLPLVGYIIGELVPSAGVPAFATSSVGHVEIDDNGFAVLHGLTSVMQINHQINLS, via the coding sequence ATGAATATATATATTATGCGCCATGGACAAGCTGAAATGATGGCTAACTCTGATGCAGAAAGACCTTTAACGTCATTAGGTCAAGCTGAGTCAGAAAAAATGGCGACACATTTAGCCAACCGAGGTGTGACTCTTGATGCGGTTCTAGTCAGTCCATACTTACGCGCTCAGCAAACATGGGAATCTGTTCGCCCTTTTTTTCCTGAGGTGGCTAATGTTCAAACCATTAAATCGTTAACACCAGGTGGCAGCGCGAGAAAATCCGTCAATGAAATATCAGCTTTGCAAGCAGAGGGCGTTAACAATTTATTAGTGGTCTCACATCTCCCCTTAGTAGGGTATATTATAGGCGAATTGGTTCCTTCTGCGGGAGTTCCTGCCTTTGCAACCTCTTCCGTTGGGCATGTTGAAATAGATGATAATGGTTTTGCTGTTTTACACGGTTTAACCTCTGTTATGCAAATTAACCATCAAATCAACTTAAGCTAG
- a CDS encoding TIGR02808 family protein: MSELESIIWHILGYSAMPVIFIMGFIGVFCVSAVILNMLGETPIED, translated from the coding sequence ATGAGTGAATTAGAATCTATTATTTGGCACATTCTCGGTTACTCTGCCATGCCTGTGATTTTTATTATGGGCTTTATTGGTGTGTTTTGTGTCTCTGCTGTTATATTGAATATGTTAGGCGAAACCCCTATTGAAGATTAA